The Vibrio sp. SNU_ST1 genome has a segment encoding these proteins:
- the xthA gene encoding exodeoxyribonuclease III, which translates to MKVISFNINGLRARLHQLQAIIDKHQPDVIGLQEIKVHDEAFPLADVEAMGYKVYFHGQKAHYGVAMLCKQEPISVQKGFPTDNEDHQKRMIMATFEDENGEKVTVLNGYFPQGDNIKHETKYPYKRQFYKDLMTYLNDYHNKDEQVIVMGDINISPTDIDIGIGEPNAKRWLKTGKCSFQPEEREWLKTLMDWGFVDSFRLLHPEVNDQYSWFDYRSKGFVDNRGLRIDVVLATQKLADKCTEAGIDYELRGIEKPSDHAPIWSTFK; encoded by the coding sequence ATGAAAGTAATTAGCTTCAACATCAATGGCCTTAGAGCCCGTCTTCATCAGCTTCAGGCTATTATCGATAAGCACCAACCTGATGTGATTGGTCTACAAGAGATCAAAGTGCACGATGAAGCCTTCCCACTAGCCGATGTTGAAGCTATGGGTTACAAGGTTTACTTCCACGGTCAAAAGGCGCACTACGGTGTGGCTATGCTGTGTAAGCAAGAGCCAATTTCGGTACAGAAAGGCTTTCCTACAGACAATGAAGATCATCAAAAGCGTATGATCATGGCGACGTTTGAAGATGAAAACGGTGAGAAGGTCACTGTGCTAAATGGTTACTTCCCTCAAGGGGACAACATTAAGCATGAAACCAAATACCCGTACAAGCGTCAGTTCTACAAGGACTTAATGACGTACCTGAACGATTACCATAACAAAGATGAACAAGTGATCGTAATGGGCGACATTAATATCAGCCCTACCGATATTGATATCGGTATTGGTGAACCTAATGCGAAACGTTGGTTGAAAACCGGTAAATGTTCTTTCCAACCAGAAGAGCGGGAATGGTTGAAAACATTGATGGATTGGGGCTTTGTGGATAGCTTCCGTTTGCTGCACCCTGAAGTGAACGATCAATACTCGTGGTTTGATTACCGCTCAAAAGGTTTCGTGGACAACCGCGGCCTACGCATTGATGTAGTACTTGCGACTCAGAAGCTTGCTGATAAGTGTACTGAAGCGGGCATCGACTACGAGCTACGCGGCATTGAAAAACCGTCAGATCATGCTCCGATTTGGTCAACGTTTAAGTAA
- a CDS encoding S9 family peptidase: MDHNSPSQLVAQQTQAPVTKKVPHTMTIHGDTRIDNYYWMRDDERQDPEILHHLEQENQYAETVLKHTEALQEQLFEEIKGRIAKDDHSVPVRKGNYYYSNEVTGDNEYPVHLRENDFLGKDKQVILDVNELAKDHEFFSIGGLTISPSENLLAYGEDTLSRRIYTIKIKDLTTGEYLKDEIEGASSAIAWQNDNQAFYYIKKDPQTLLGYQVYRHVLGTPQTSDELIYEETDSTYYTSLSKSKDGEQVYIWHSSTETSGVSVIDANNPNAKAEAFYPRETGIEYSIAKLGDWYYIFTNYQAVNFRLMKVTAEEMHDRSKWVDVIPADENTQLVDFELFDDHLVYEQRANGLSTVRVRQLSTSKEFPLEFNDTAFAAYLTSNYELDNSKVRVYYSSLTTPGTYYDFDLSSGESEVMKQTPVLGDFEADNYQSERIMVTARDGKQVPVSLVYRKDLFKKDGTNPIYQYGYGSYGHTIEPTFGSARLSLLDRGFVYAIAHIRGSEMLGRPWYEDGKKLTKQNTFNDFIDVTKGLVEEGYGAQDKVFAVGGSAGGLLMGAIINQAPELYRGIGAHVPFVDVVTTMLDESIPLTTNEYDEWGNPNDKTYYDYMLGYSPYDNVKAQSYPNMLVTTGLHDSQVQYFEPMKWVAKLREMKTDNNVLLFKTDMEAGHGGASGRFKRLKEDALEYAFFLDQLKTQ, translated from the coding sequence ATGGACCACAACTCTCCATCGCAACTCGTCGCACAGCAAACCCAAGCACCCGTTACTAAGAAAGTCCCTCATACAATGACGATTCATGGTGATACCCGAATCGATAATTATTACTGGATGCGTGATGATGAGCGCCAAGACCCAGAGATCTTGCACCACCTCGAGCAAGAGAATCAGTACGCAGAAACCGTACTGAAACATACGGAAGCATTACAAGAACAGTTATTTGAAGAGATCAAAGGGCGAATCGCAAAAGACGACCATTCGGTACCGGTTCGCAAAGGCAACTACTACTATTCGAATGAAGTCACAGGTGACAACGAATACCCAGTTCACTTGCGTGAAAATGACTTTTTAGGTAAAGACAAGCAAGTCATCTTAGATGTTAACGAACTAGCAAAAGACCATGAGTTTTTCAGCATAGGTGGCTTAACGATCAGCCCAAGCGAAAACTTGTTGGCCTATGGCGAAGACACGCTGAGCCGCCGTATTTACACCATCAAGATTAAAGACCTCACGACAGGTGAATACCTAAAAGATGAAATTGAAGGTGCTTCGAGCGCTATTGCATGGCAAAACGACAACCAAGCCTTTTACTACATCAAAAAAGATCCACAAACATTACTTGGTTATCAAGTTTACCGCCACGTTTTGGGCACACCTCAGACAAGCGATGAGTTAATCTACGAAGAAACCGACAGCACTTACTACACCTCTTTGAGCAAAAGCAAAGATGGTGAACAGGTCTACATTTGGCACTCGAGTACAGAAACCAGCGGTGTTTCAGTCATAGATGCCAACAACCCAAACGCTAAAGCTGAAGCTTTCTACCCACGAGAAACGGGTATCGAGTACAGCATCGCTAAGCTAGGTGATTGGTATTACATTTTCACCAACTACCAAGCAGTCAACTTCCGTTTAATGAAAGTCACAGCCGAAGAGATGCATGACCGCTCTAAATGGGTCGATGTCATTCCTGCTGACGAGAATACCCAGCTTGTTGACTTCGAGCTGTTTGATGACCATCTGGTTTACGAGCAACGTGCAAATGGCTTGTCTACAGTCAGAGTTCGTCAACTCTCCACGAGCAAAGAGTTCCCACTCGAATTTAACGACACCGCTTTTGCTGCTTACCTAACGAGTAACTATGAATTAGATAACTCAAAAGTTCGCGTCTATTACAGCAGCTTAACCACACCAGGTACTTACTATGATTTCGACCTAAGTTCAGGAGAGTCCGAAGTCATGAAACAAACACCTGTATTGGGTGATTTCGAAGCGGATAACTACCAATCAGAGCGAATCATGGTAACGGCTCGCGATGGTAAGCAAGTACCTGTGTCTTTGGTATATCGCAAAGACTTATTCAAGAAAGACGGCACTAATCCTATCTACCAATACGGCTATGGCTCTTACGGCCACACCATTGAACCAACCTTTGGCTCGGCTCGTCTGAGCTTACTTGATCGCGGATTCGTTTATGCGATTGCACATATTCGAGGTTCAGAGATGCTTGGGCGCCCTTGGTATGAGGACGGAAAAAAGCTAACCAAGCAAAACACGTTCAACGACTTTATCGATGTAACCAAAGGGCTGGTTGAAGAAGGCTACGGCGCACAAGATAAAGTGTTCGCCGTTGGTGGTTCTGCTGGCGGCCTATTGATGGGTGCAATCATCAACCAAGCACCAGAACTGTACCGTGGCATAGGAGCACATGTTCCGTTTGTCGACGTTGTCACAACCATGCTTGATGAATCGATTCCTCTCACCACTAACGAGTATGACGAATGGGGCAACCCGAACGATAAAACCTATTACGATTACATGCTAGGTTACTCACCATATGACAATGTGAAGGCACAAAGCTACCCGAACATGTTGGTAACAACAGGCCTACATGACTCACAAGTACAATACTTTGAACCCATGAAGTGGGTGGCGAAGCTGCGTGAGATGAAAACAGACAACAACGTGCTGCTGTTCAAAACCGATATGGAAGCAGGTCACGGCGGGGCTTCCGGTCGATTTAAACGATTAAAAGAAGACGCACTTGAATACGCGTTCTTTTTAGACCAGCTAAAGACTCAGTAG
- the emrD gene encoding multidrug efflux MFS transporter EmrD: MSASFPLAKLTFLIAILTAVGQMTQTMYVPSIGHMAGEFLVSASSLQAVMACYLIPYGLSQFAYGPLSDRLGRKPIIVVGLIIYIIGTLVALFAHEYEWFLAGSFIQGLGIGCGGAMSRTLTRDCFEGAELHRANSLISMCVIFSPLMAPVLGGYLTEAFGWRSSYLFLALFGIAVVITMMTSMMETLPKERRKHESVANSYKFVLSDKRFQGFLLVLVATFAGVAVFEAAAGVLLGGVLGLPATTVSLLFVLPIPGYLVGAGLSSYIAQRSSERRALNVGLVAILVGSTVVLIPGLFGQTTALTLIGGATIYFLGAGILFPAATTGALSPFPYHAGTGGAILGGMQNLGAGIATLLASFFPAQDQLPLGCLMIAMSFIAMLGLRWVNRKPDHSNEMPLAI; this comes from the coding sequence ATGTCCGCCTCGTTTCCATTAGCGAAACTTACCTTTTTAATCGCTATCCTGACTGCCGTGGGTCAAATGACTCAAACGATGTACGTGCCTTCTATCGGTCATATGGCGGGTGAGTTCTTGGTTTCAGCATCCTCGCTTCAAGCTGTGATGGCGTGCTACCTGATCCCTTATGGTCTGTCGCAATTTGCATACGGTCCACTTTCTGATCGCCTAGGTCGCAAACCAATCATCGTTGTCGGTTTGATCATCTACATCATCGGTACTTTGGTGGCACTGTTTGCTCACGAATATGAATGGTTCTTAGCAGGTAGCTTTATACAAGGTTTGGGCATCGGTTGTGGTGGTGCGATGTCTCGTACATTGACTCGCGACTGTTTTGAAGGCGCAGAACTGCACCGCGCAAACAGCTTAATTAGCATGTGTGTGATTTTCTCACCATTGATGGCTCCTGTATTAGGTGGGTACTTAACAGAAGCTTTCGGTTGGCGTTCTAGCTACTTGTTCCTGGCGCTGTTTGGTATCGCAGTGGTGATCACCATGATGACGAGCATGATGGAAACTCTGCCAAAAGAACGACGCAAACATGAATCGGTTGCCAACAGCTACAAATTCGTTCTATCTGACAAACGTTTCCAAGGTTTCTTATTAGTATTGGTCGCAACATTTGCAGGCGTAGCGGTATTTGAAGCTGCGGCAGGTGTATTGCTTGGCGGGGTACTTGGCTTGCCAGCAACCACAGTAAGCTTGTTGTTTGTATTACCCATTCCAGGTTACTTAGTCGGTGCAGGCCTATCCAGTTACATCGCACAACGTAGCAGTGAGCGCCGCGCTCTGAATGTTGGACTAGTTGCTATCTTGGTAGGGTCTACCGTGGTGTTGATACCAGGTCTATTTGGTCAAACAACAGCATTAACTTTGATTGGCGGCGCAACCATTTACTTCTTGGGCGCTGGTATCTTATTTCCGGCGGCAACAACAGGAGCGCTTTCGCCATTCCCGTACCACGCTGGTACTGGAGGTGCGATTTTGGGTGGGATGCAAAACCTAGGTGCTGGCATCGCAACACTATTAGCCTCATTCTTCCCAGCTCAAGACCAACTGCCACTCGGTTGCTTGATGATTGCAATGTCATTCATCGCCATGCTTGGTTTACGTTGGGTTAATCGTAAACCTGATCATTCAAACGAAATGCCATTGGCTATCTAA
- a CDS encoding methyl-accepting chemotaxis protein produces MRSLSVQWKITLLAGCCLIITSLSLIGFSIYNATSNQQVIKSQSSESVINKTQQLLASVSQLNAQETQRYVDEAIYRAEMLASSAQFLKNNADENFTPSEELRTALDEMVRRSVLNFDSIQGAYLVFKPDLLDAEDDNYVDAEYVGSNERGRFAPYWKVADNGENVLPNVLSESTLSDDSNSERFFCPLSSGQTCISTPRVVSSGGQELLTSSISVPILVDGMAIGFLGIDLRLDGLTDVVTQSDQSLFNGAGAVYVVSLDGSVIASDDQSIALGSSFQSNNTSSDLMTDFIFGGEVTTQWSENGEWLLAFAPVGAANQTWGVLFEIPRESVVADANQLDAIISTKLSEGIKTEVIAGISFILFGLAIIAFASLSIVKPIRQVVERLNDIASGEGDLTQRLEVKSQDEIGQLSQGFNLFLDKLQHTIKEVIQTTEQVASTTSQAKASASSTRESSESQFKEVDLVATAAEEMTQTSGLVVQNAEIAVDAACEANRSAQQGQQVIELSAGEMRKLVDRMSSAVPIVEELAKNNGNITEILSVIEGISEQTNLLALNAAIEAARAGEQGRGFAVVADEVRNLASRTQSSVGEIRAVIDKVHAGTQDVVEAIQEGNILANDTASHVQKAVEDLGSIFTSIEAISDMNNQIVRAAEEQQSVSGEVNQSVVNIRDLSAKILDQAAASEQVGSEIDQLSQQQQKLVNQFKV; encoded by the coding sequence ATGCGCTCTCTATCAGTACAGTGGAAAATAACTCTCTTAGCAGGTTGTTGTTTAATCATTACGTCACTGTCTCTCATTGGTTTCTCGATCTACAACGCGACGAGCAATCAACAGGTCATAAAATCTCAAAGTTCAGAATCGGTGATTAACAAAACTCAACAGTTGTTGGCATCCGTTTCTCAGCTTAATGCTCAAGAAACTCAACGTTATGTCGATGAAGCTATTTATCGAGCAGAAATGTTGGCTTCTAGTGCCCAGTTTCTAAAGAACAACGCAGACGAAAACTTTACCCCAAGTGAAGAGCTTCGTACTGCGTTAGATGAAATGGTTCGTCGTTCCGTTTTGAACTTTGATTCTATTCAAGGGGCTTACCTAGTCTTCAAGCCCGATTTACTTGATGCAGAAGATGATAATTATGTCGATGCTGAATATGTTGGCTCTAACGAAAGGGGGCGTTTTGCTCCTTATTGGAAGGTCGCAGATAATGGCGAGAATGTTCTGCCGAATGTGCTATCAGAATCAACATTGAGTGATGACAGTAATAGCGAACGCTTTTTCTGTCCTTTGTCATCTGGACAAACGTGTATTAGTACGCCAAGAGTCGTGAGTAGCGGTGGTCAAGAACTGCTTACGTCTTCAATTTCGGTGCCTATTTTAGTTGATGGTATGGCGATTGGTTTCTTGGGCATCGACCTAAGGCTAGATGGTTTAACCGATGTTGTAACTCAATCAGATCAAAGTTTGTTTAATGGTGCCGGTGCGGTTTACGTTGTTAGTTTAGACGGTTCAGTTATCGCCTCTGATGACCAAAGCATTGCGCTTGGTTCGAGTTTTCAAAGTAACAATACAAGTAGCGATCTAATGACTGACTTTATCTTCGGTGGTGAAGTTACGACTCAGTGGAGTGAGAATGGTGAGTGGTTACTCGCATTTGCACCGGTTGGCGCAGCCAATCAAACTTGGGGTGTGCTGTTTGAGATTCCAAGAGAGAGTGTGGTTGCTGACGCGAACCAATTGGATGCCATTATTAGTACTAAGCTAAGTGAGGGTATTAAGACTGAAGTGATTGCGGGTATTAGCTTTATTCTTTTCGGTCTAGCGATCATCGCTTTTGCTTCTCTGTCCATTGTTAAACCTATTCGACAGGTGGTTGAGAGACTGAACGATATTGCTTCTGGTGAAGGTGATTTAACGCAACGCTTGGAAGTGAAATCTCAAGATGAAATTGGTCAGTTGTCACAAGGGTTTAACCTGTTCTTAGATAAGCTTCAACACACGATTAAAGAGGTGATTCAGACCACAGAGCAAGTGGCGAGCACGACAAGCCAAGCGAAGGCCTCTGCATCAAGTACTCGCGAAAGTAGTGAGTCTCAGTTTAAAGAAGTGGATCTTGTGGCGACCGCGGCAGAAGAGATGACTCAGACTTCGGGCTTAGTGGTACAAAATGCTGAAATAGCCGTTGATGCCGCTTGTGAAGCGAATCGTTCTGCTCAGCAAGGCCAACAGGTTATTGAACTTTCTGCCGGTGAAATGAGAAAGCTGGTGGATCGTATGTCGAGCGCTGTGCCTATTGTTGAAGAGCTAGCCAAGAATAACGGAAACATTACAGAGATCTTAAGTGTGATTGAAGGGATCTCTGAGCAAACCAACTTACTGGCATTGAATGCCGCGATTGAAGCGGCTCGTGCTGGTGAGCAAGGTCGAGGTTTTGCCGTCGTTGCTGATGAGGTAAGAAACCTCGCAAGTCGTACACAGTCATCGGTTGGTGAAATCAGAGCTGTGATCGACAAGGTCCACGCGGGCACTCAAGATGTCGTTGAAGCGATACAAGAAGGTAATATTCTCGCTAACGACACGGCATCACATGTTCAAAAAGCGGTCGAAGATCTGGGTTCGATCTTTACTTCTATAGAAGCGATCAGTGATATGAACAACCAGATCGTGAGAGCGGCAGAAGAGCAACAATCGGTTTCCGGTGAAGTGAACCAAAGTGTCGTTAATATCCGTGATTTGAGTGCGAAGATCTTGGATCAAGCCGCAGCTTCTGAACAAGTGGGCAGCGAAATTGACCAACTGTCCCAACAGCAGCAGAAATTGGTGAATCAATTCAAGGTCTAG
- a CDS encoding cupin domain-containing protein, with amino-acid sequence MYQLSFSMPEFLENYWHKKPTILKGGFQNFIDPISPEELAGLSMEEEVDSRFVSNLDNQWTAEHGPFSEEKFGELTETHWQLIVQAANHWHQGANQLTEAFQALPNWLFDDLMICYSAPEGGVGPHIDQYDVFIIQGQGKRQWKVGAKDVGQYKETVQASALRQIEGFDPIIDETLEPGDILYIPPGFPHEGNTLEPSMSYSIGYRSPKEQELISNFADFVLAHDMGDVHLHNPEFKTQEGYGKIRSSDLSNLTDMLKSALEQPETISEFMGCLLSQSRHQLDIVAPEPLWTEEEIAQHLESEGEICRVSGLKALYHENESNTAYINGEVVKVELADSSLLNVLCDDSVINSTTNLSPSGVTVVTELVNKGYWFIED; translated from the coding sequence ATGTACCAACTTAGCTTTTCTATGCCCGAGTTTCTTGAAAACTACTGGCATAAAAAACCAACCATCTTGAAAGGTGGCTTCCAAAACTTCATCGACCCAATTTCGCCAGAAGAACTTGCTGGTTTATCGATGGAAGAAGAAGTGGATTCTCGCTTTGTCTCTAACCTCGACAACCAATGGACTGCAGAACATGGTCCATTCTCAGAAGAGAAATTTGGCGAACTCACTGAAACACATTGGCAATTGATCGTTCAAGCAGCTAACCACTGGCATCAAGGAGCCAATCAGCTGACTGAAGCGTTCCAAGCGTTACCAAACTGGTTATTCGACGATCTAATGATCTGCTATTCAGCCCCAGAAGGTGGCGTTGGCCCCCATATTGATCAATACGATGTATTCATCATTCAAGGCCAAGGTAAACGCCAGTGGAAAGTCGGCGCGAAAGATGTTGGCCAATACAAAGAGACCGTTCAAGCTTCTGCACTTCGTCAAATTGAAGGTTTTGACCCGATCATTGATGAAACTTTAGAGCCAGGCGATATCCTTTATATCCCACCAGGTTTCCCGCATGAAGGGAACACGTTAGAGCCGTCAATGAGCTACTCTATTGGCTACCGCTCCCCTAAAGAGCAAGAGCTGATCAGCAACTTTGCCGACTTTGTACTTGCTCATGATATGGGTGACGTTCACCTGCATAATCCAGAGTTCAAAACGCAAGAAGGCTACGGCAAAATTCGTTCATCGGATTTAAGCAATCTCACTGACATGTTGAAATCTGCACTAGAGCAACCTGAAACCATCAGTGAATTCATGGGTTGTCTGCTAAGCCAATCACGCCACCAGTTAGATATCGTCGCTCCTGAGCCATTATGGACAGAAGAAGAGATCGCCCAGCACTTAGAGTCAGAAGGCGAGATCTGTCGAGTATCGGGGTTAAAAGCGCTTTACCATGAGAATGAAAGCAACACAGCTTACATCAATGGGGAAGTCGTTAAAGTTGAACTGGCTGATTCGTCGCTACTAAACGTACTGTGTGATGATTCGGTAATTAACTCAACAACTAATCTTTCTCCTTCAGGTGTAACAGTCGTGACAGAATTAGTGAATAAAGGTTACTGGTTTATCGAAGACTAA
- the rsmS gene encoding pleiotropic regulatory protein RsmS: MSTDNPSSPLDNAPEEVKLAVDLIYLLESNEIDPKVALEAIKIVQQDLQAKLASSI; encoded by the coding sequence ATGAGCACTGATAACCCATCATCACCACTGGATAACGCCCCAGAAGAAGTTAAGTTAGCTGTCGACCTGATCTATCTGCTCGAAAGCAACGAAATCGATCCAAAAGTTGCGTTAGAAGCAATTAAGATTGTCCAACAAGATTTACAAGCCAAACTAGCATCTAGCATCTAG
- a CDS encoding primosomal replication protein: MNHFSKLKSVIDTLIGHCSQVDKSRGAYHQALFDRTLFKCSSSILLPYALEAQATYRTILREQANNQLTASRATYLTEKLTNQIAAVQRELANHDLRLDRKSKSGKNLNDLYNELAQHQDWQKRLVDLVRIRKLAFESAPRHSKKKADEVWQLAKERLERCEDSMKNIERLINLENPKRNEH; this comes from the coding sequence ATGAATCATTTCTCTAAATTAAAAAGCGTCATTGATACCTTAATTGGCCATTGCTCTCAGGTTGATAAATCTCGAGGGGCTTATCATCAAGCGTTGTTTGATAGAACCTTGTTTAAGTGCAGCTCTTCTATTTTACTGCCCTACGCACTCGAAGCTCAGGCAACGTACCGCACCATATTGCGAGAGCAGGCCAATAATCAGCTCACGGCATCTCGCGCGACCTACCTGACTGAAAAGCTAACCAATCAAATAGCAGCTGTCCAAAGAGAGTTAGCCAATCATGATTTAAGGTTAGATCGAAAAAGTAAGTCAGGGAAAAACCTTAACGACCTATATAACGAACTCGCTCAGCATCAAGATTGGCAAAAGCGATTGGTCGATTTAGTACGAATACGCAAGTTAGCGTTTGAATCTGCGCCTCGCCACAGCAAGAAAAAAGCGGACGAGGTTTGGCAATTAGCAAAAGAACGATTAGAACGCTGCGAAGACTCCATGAAAAATATTGAAAGACTGATCAACTTAGAGAACCCTAAGCGAAATGAGCACTGA
- a CDS encoding TSUP family transporter: protein MEMIEPTMLVILALVAFAAGFIDAVAGGGGMLTVPALLSLGLPPHIALGTNKLAATFASSTAAFTYYRKKLFKPECWVNAFISTLIGATIGTLTVDAISTEWLEKVLPLVILAAAVYTIFHKTPDVSHNVSPKPCPVLKRKQKYQGFILGFYDGVAGPGTGAFWTVSSMALYRLNILLASGLSKAMNFTSNFTSLVTFAILGHIDWVLGLTMGLCLMAGAFVGAHSAIRFGATFIRPVFVTVVSVLAIKLAYEAWFVTL, encoded by the coding sequence ATGGAAATGATTGAGCCAACCATGTTGGTCATACTTGCCTTGGTTGCATTTGCTGCAGGCTTTATTGATGCTGTCGCCGGTGGCGGAGGGATGTTAACTGTCCCAGCTTTATTATCGCTTGGTTTACCACCACACATTGCACTCGGCACTAATAAGCTGGCCGCAACGTTCGCCTCATCAACAGCCGCTTTTACTTACTATCGCAAGAAGCTGTTCAAACCTGAATGTTGGGTCAATGCATTCATATCTACTTTAATAGGTGCAACAATCGGCACCCTGACCGTCGATGCCATAAGCACAGAGTGGTTAGAGAAGGTATTACCGCTAGTCATTCTTGCAGCAGCGGTCTATACCATTTTTCATAAGACTCCAGACGTGAGCCATAATGTGTCTCCTAAACCATGCCCAGTACTTAAGAGAAAGCAAAAGTACCAAGGATTCATTCTCGGCTTTTATGATGGTGTTGCAGGCCCCGGAACCGGCGCTTTTTGGACTGTGAGCTCGATGGCGCTTTATCGCCTAAATATCTTACTTGCTTCTGGTTTGTCTAAAGCAATGAACTTCACCAGCAACTTCACCTCTTTGGTGACCTTCGCGATTCTTGGTCATATTGATTGGGTTCTTGGCTTAACTATGGGTCTTTGTTTGATGGCTGGAGCATTTGTTGGGGCACATTCTGCTATTCGTTTCGGTGCTACATTTATACGACCTGTTTTTGTTACTGTTGTAAGCGTACTTGCGATTAAGCTGGCTTACGAAGCTTGGTTTGTAACCTTATAG